From the Bos taurus isolate L1 Dominette 01449 registration number 42190680 breed Hereford chromosome 20, ARS-UCD2.0, whole genome shotgun sequence genome, one window contains:
- the LOC614882 gene encoding coiled-coil domain-containing protein 115, translating to QGVLRKISWLNARVEEGWLSLSKARYAMGANSVGPLQYASHMEPQVRVGTSEAQDGLQKFWMVRAGTQTPEEVGSREAALHRRKGLPRTPEPDSSPAPQNPLKWFGILVPHSLRQAQASFREGLQLAADMASLQSRITWGRSQLQELQEKLKQLEPRAP from the coding sequence caaggagtgTTAAGAAAGATTTCCTGGCTAAACGCCCGGGTGGAGGAGGGCTGGCTCTCGCTCTCCAAAGCGCGCTATGCCATGGGTGCCAATTCAGTAGGGCCCCTGCAGTATGCGTCCCACATGGAGCCCCAGGTCCGCGTCGGCACCAGCGAGGCTCAGGACGGACTCCAGAAGTTCTGGATGGTGAGAGCCGGCACCCAGACTCCAGAGGAGGTGGGATCCCGCGAGGCAGCTCTGCACAGGCGCAAGGGTCTCCCAAGGACCCCAGAGCCAGActcctccccagctccccagAACCCTTTGAAATGGTTTGGAATCCTGGTTCCTCACAGTCTGCGACAAGCTCAAGCCAGCTTCCGGGAGGGTCTGCAACTGGCTGCGGACATGGCCAGCCTTCAGAGCCGCATCACCTGGGGTCGAAGCCAGCTCCAGGAACTCCAGGAGAAACTCAAGCAGCTAGAACCCAGGGCTCCCTGA